The genomic region CCATTCCGGCCAAGTTCGTTCCTGTCACCGAACTCGACAAGATCGCAGCCAGCGCCCGGCAGGGAAATCGTCGGAACCGCTTTGCGTTTCACCAGGCAGGCCTGGTGCTCGGCAATGGCCTGTCGCGTGTGCTCAGCCTCTACGGACAGATGCCCATCGTGCTGACCGGTCCGGGAACACGATATATCGACCTGCTTCAGGAGGGCATGGAGGAGGGTTTGCGGCAATCGCAGATCGTTCGCATGGGAGGCCTGCCGGAAATGAGGATCATGGCAGACGAACAGGCGCTGGTGTTCGAGGGCCATCTGCGCCGGGCGCTCGATGCGATTGACGGCGACATCGTCGCATTGCGGGCGATTGCGGATGTGGAGATCAAGGACCGGGCAGGGGAGGCACCCCAATATGTCGACGCCGGATAATTGCCCGGCGTCGATCGATAGCTTGAGCGGATAATCTCAGGCGACGGAAATCAATTTGCCTTCCTTGACCGAGCGCACGGCAGCGTCGGCAAGTTTCAACGCGGCAAGGCCATCGGCGCCGGACGGGCTGATGTCGGTGCCCTGCTCAACGGCGCTGATGAAGGCGGCGATCTCGTTGGCATAGGCTTCCGTGTAACGCGTCATGAAGAAATCATGCAGCGGCGGACGGGTGTATCCGTCGCCATTGGCGACCTCGATGGAGAAGGGGCGCTGGTTCTCAGCGGCTACCATGCCCTTCGAGCCGTGGATCTCGATGCGCTGGTCGTAGCCGTATGTGGCACGGCGCGAATTCGAGATCATCGCCTGCTTGCCGGACGCCGTCTGCAGCAGCACCGAGACGCTGTCGTAATCTCCGGCGACGCCGATTGCCTTGTCGATCAACACTGCGGCCGTGGCGCTGACGGACACCGGCTCTTCGCCGAGCAGGAACCGCGCCATGTCGAAATCATGGATGGTCATGTCGCGGAAAATGCCGCCGGAGCGTTTGATGTAGTCGACAGGCGGGGCACCGGGATCGCGGGAGGTGATCGTCACCATCTCGACGTCGCCGATTTTTCCATCGTCGATCGCCTTGCGCACGGCCATGAAATGCGGATCGAATCGGCGATTGAAGCCGACCATCAGCTTTCCCTTGGTCTTCGCGACGACGTCGATGCAGGCCTCGACCCGTGCGGTATCGAGGTCGATTGGCTTCTCGCAGAAGACCGCCTTGCCAGCACGGGCAAAACGTTCGATCAGGTCGGCGTGTGTATCCGTCGGGGTGCAGATGACCACTGCATCGATATCTGCAGACGACTCGATCGCGTCGATGGTGCGAACCTCGCAGCCATAGGCCGAGGCTATCGCATTGGCCGCGGCCGCAAAGGGATCCGCTACCGCCACCAGTATCGCATCACCGTTGGCGCTGACTGCCTTGGCGTGTACCTTGCCGATGCGGCCGGCGCCGAGCAGTCCAAATCTTACCGTCATTTTCCATCCTCCCAGATTCGGAACAAATAAACCGTCTTGGTCTCATTCTGGAATTTTCATTCCATCTTCCTGTGCCGTCGTCAAGCGCCCGGGGTTTCACAATCGCGAAATTCAGCTTATGGACGGTGCCGAACAAACAAGCGGACAACAGCCTCATGAAAATGATCGACCCGAGCCATCGATTCTACCGTCCCATCTATGTGCGCATCGGCATCGTCGCCCTGTGCCTTGGCTGGGCAATCATCGAGGCAACCTTCGGCGAGCCGATCTGGAGCATGGCCATCGGTGCCGTAGGTGCCTATGCGGCGTGGGTTCTGCTTTTGAACTACACGCCCACGCCGGAAGAAATAGCACCGCCGCCGCCGCGTGAGGATGCAGGTCCAGAAGCCTGATCTGTCCAAAAGCCTAATCTATTTGAAAAGTCTGGCGCGGATCTCGATGCGGCGGAGTGCCTCGTCGATCAGCAGGTTGGCGATTTTCATGCGCGTCGTTGCCTGTTCCTTGAAAAGCGGGTTGACGCCGTCGGGATGGTTGACCTTGGCAAAACTCCGGCGCTTGTCGTTGAGCGTCTGCAGCGTGTCCGCAGCCGAAATTCCAAGTTCCGCAGCAACCTCCTGCGGCAGGATGCGCGCCAGGTGGACCGGCATCACCGGCGCGGCGCATTTCTCCGGCTCAATGTCGCGCGTCGCAATAGACGGCGTCTCAGGCGCGGGCGGTTCTCGCTCGGGCCCGAGGTTGTCGAGATAGGCCTGGTCCGGCCGCGCCTCGGATACGGACACGCCATCGCGTACATCAGCCGCGAAGCTGGAATTCAGGCCTTGAATCCGGTGCGCCGAAGCCGACTGCGCGAAAACTGCTTCTTCATCCTCGGCGTCGAGACGGTCGAGGACAGATTGAAATATGGATTGTCCAAACAGCATGATGTCTCCCAATCCACAAAACCTATGACATGAAAGTGGTGTCTGGCTGATCCGTCAGCCGGCAGCGCGCCGGCTTTCCTGCAGGATCATGTCGTAGAGCAGTAGGGCGCTGGGTGGCAGGGCGCGCTCGCGCGCCGTGATCAGGCTGTAGGGCTTCACATCTATGGCGAAATCGATCGGCAAGATGCAGGCCTCGCCTGCCTGAGAACTCTGGCCGCAGATAAAGTCCGCCATGTCGCGAGCGATCGGCGAAATCGCATCTGTCTTGCAGACGACGGCAAGGGTCAGGACCACCGATGACGTGTTGACGATATTCTCCGGCAGCGCCACGCCGGCGGAGATGAAGATATCCTCGAGCCTGCGGCGCAGCAGCGTACCCGGCGG from Rhizobium tumorigenes harbors:
- the iolG gene encoding inositol 2-dehydrogenase, with protein sequence MTVRFGLLGAGRIGKVHAKAVSANGDAILVAVADPFAAAANAIASAYGCEVRTIDAIESSADIDAVVICTPTDTHADLIERFARAGKAVFCEKPIDLDTARVEACIDVVAKTKGKLMVGFNRRFDPHFMAVRKAIDDGKIGDVEMVTITSRDPGAPPVDYIKRSGGIFRDMTIHDFDMARFLLGEEPVSVSATAAVLIDKAIGVAGDYDSVSVLLQTASGKQAMISNSRRATYGYDQRIEIHGSKGMVAAENQRPFSIEVANGDGYTRPPLHDFFMTRYTEAYANEIAAFISAVEQGTDISPSGADGLAALKLADAAVRSVKEGKLISVA